A region of Neovison vison isolate M4711 chromosome 7, ASM_NN_V1, whole genome shotgun sequence DNA encodes the following proteins:
- the LOC122913538 gene encoding olfactory receptor 52D1 yields the protein MAASNLSDDGLPATLFLTGIPGLEWAHVWIAIPFCAMYLVALAGNAALILVIATDSALHAPMYLFLCLLSLTDLALSSTTVPKMLAILWLHAGEISFGGCLAQMFCVHSIYALESSVLLAMAFDRYVAICNPLRYTTILNHTIIGKIGFAGLFRSVAIVSPFIFLLRRLPYCGHHVMAHTYCEHMGIARLACANITVNIVYGLTVALLAMGLDSILIAISYGFILHAVFRLPSQDARHKALNTCGSHLGVILVFYIPAFFSFLTHRFGQHQVPKNVHIFLANLYVLVPPVLNPIIYGAKTNEIRSRLLRLLHLGKILT from the coding sequence ATGGCAGCTTCCAACCTCAGTGATGATGGTCTCCCAGCCACTCTGTTCCTGACAGGgatcccagggctggagtgggccCACGTCTGGATTGCCATTCCCTTCTGTGCCATGTATCTGGTAGCTCTGGCTGGGAATGCTGCTCTCATCCTGGTCATTGCGACAGACAGTGCCCTTCATGCACCCATGTACCTCTTCCTGTGTCTTCTCTCACTCACTGACCTGGCTCTCAGCTCTACCACTGTGCCTAAAATGCTGGCCATTTTGTGGCTCCATGCTGGTGAGATTTCCTTTGGTGGATGCCTGGCACAGATGTTTTGTGTCCATTCTATCTATGCTCTGGAGTCCTCAGTTCTTCTTGCCATGGCTTTTGATCGCTATGTGGCTATCTGCAACCCACTGAGATATACAACCATTCTCAACCATACCATTATAGGCAAAATTGGCTTTGCTGGGCTTTTCCGTAGTGTAGCCATTGTCTCCCCATTCATCTTCTTGCTGAGGCGACTGCCTTACTGTGGTCACCATGTCATGGCACACACATACTGTGAGCACATGGGCATTGCTCGCCTGGCCTGTGCCAACATCACTGTCAATATTGTCTATGGGCTGACTGTGGCTCTGCTGGCCATGGGTCTGGATTCCATCCTCATTGCCATTTCCTATGGCTTTatcctccatgctgtcttccgCCTGCCATCTCAAGATGCCAGACACAAGGCTCTGAATACCTGCGGTTCCCACCTTGGAGTCATCCTGGTCTTCTACATTcctgccttcttctccttccttaccCACCGCTTTGGGCAGCACCAAGTCCCCAAGAATGTGCACATCTTTCTGGCAAACCTCTATGTTCTGGTGCCTCCTGTGCTTAACCCAATCATCTATGGAGCTAAGACCAACGAGATTCGGAGTCGCCTTCTGAGACTGCTTCACCTGGGGAAAATTTTAACGTGA